The window CGATCGTTCTTTTTAGCTTGTTTATTCACTTCTTTCGCCAGTCTAGGCGAGTCCACACTGTGAATTAAATGAACGTATGGCGCCATATACTTGACTTTATTACGCTGCGTGTGACCTATCATGTGCCAATGAATGTCTTTGGGCAGCGTTTCCCATTTCTCGGTCATTTCCTGAATCTTATTTTCACCCAGGTGCCGCTGGCCCGCATCATAAGCCTCTTGCAAGTCGCTGTTAGGCTTTGTTTTACTGACGGCTACTAGAGTGGCTTGTGGCTCTACGCTTTCGCGAAAGCGAACTATTTGATCTGCTATTTTACTCATTTTCAAATTCGTAAATGATGAATCCGCTGGGTAATTTAGGGCGGATGTAAGTGCTTTTAGGGGGCATTTTAAGGTCTGCGTCTGCGATGGACTTCATTTGATCTACAGTAGCCGGGAAAAGTCCAAAACCGACTGCGTAAGCTCCTTTGTCGATTTTACTTTTCATAACTAATAGGTCTGACTTTCCATAACTATAATCGATGCGATTGTCGTTGCGTAAATCTTCAATACCTAAAATGGGTTTTAGAATCAAATCATAGAGCATTTGTGTATCGAGATCGTCGAGCGGCGTTTCTATTTTATGGATGTCCTTGCGCAGGTACAAGCTATAGAACTCCCCATCCAGATACATGCAGAAATGGTGCTTTTTAGATGGTTTGTAAATTTCCAAGTCATGATTTTTAATTCTAAAATGCTGATCGAGCTGGATTAAAAATGCCTCTTTAGAAAGTCCGTTAAGGTCTGTCACCATCCGGTTGAATTCATAGATGTTGAGTTGGCTTTCAGCAATAAGAAAACTCATAAAGTAATTGTAGCTCTCGTGTTGATCGCCCATTTCTTGTGAAAGCAAATGAGAGCTCGCACTGCGGTGGTGACCATCTGCGATATATAGCTCAGACTTCTCAGCAAATCGCTTCTCAATCATGCTGCAAATCGCTGGATCAGTGACTGCCCATATTTTATGCCTGTTAGAATCTGTAGTGGCAAAATCGTAAACTGGAAAAGTATCTTTGACTTGAGCGATGATCCTATTGACTTCTGCATCATCTTGATAGGTGAGCAAAACAGGCTCTGCATTGAAGCCTACAATTTTAAGATAATCCTTAAAAAGAATCTCGCGATGACTAAGGGTGTCCTCGTGTTTCTTGATTTTGTTATCTGCATAGTCTACAACGCTGGTCCCAGCGATAATACCCGTATAGCTGTGATGCGGGTCTGTATTCTCATAGATATAAAATGCAGGTTGTTCTTCCTGCATCAAATAACCTTCTTCCTTAAACTCTAGAAACCGGTTGCGTACTAGGTTGAAACGTTCCTCACCCGTAATCTCATGGCTGAACTTGTAACCCGGATTTAGAATTTGCAGAAAACTAAAGGGATTGTACTTGAGCTGCATCTCCAATTCTTCCACAGAGTAATCCTGATAACTGCGCGATATCAAGTGCGCTGCCTTGTCAGGAGTGGATCTGGTGGCTTTAAAGGGTTTTACTGTTGGCATTTAATTATCGATTTATACTTCAAAAATTGAAAAGCAGTTTACCATGGTTGGTTCCTGAAGAAACTATTTTTTAAAGCATTTTAGTAATTATAATTTGTCTTCTTTTTTCAATAGACCCATCAATTTCCTTAGAGGTAAATATGACTTTGTAAAGATCGTACTCATTCAAGTTTAATATTTCTTGATTTACTACACGCTCTATTTCATCAGCCAAACTCTGCGTTTTTTGCTCTTCACCTATATTAAGGTTCGGATCGTTTATCTGTATAGTAAAGCCTAAAAAGGATTTTCCATTTTTTGTTCCTGACTCAAAACCAATATTAACATCCTCAACTTGAACGATTTTTTCAACTTTAGATAAAAACTCTTCATTGCTGCTTTTCATCACAGGCATACCTACAGGATCCTTGGCATTAAATACATTCCTTATTCGATCAGAATCAACACATGAGTTTGAAATCAAAGCGACGATAAAAACAAGCAGAATATTCCTCATAACTATTTTTTAAATGCGTTTGAGATTTTTTCTGCCTTTCTAGATTCTGAATAATCATAAAAACCTTCTCCGGATTTCACACCTTTTTTGCCGGCCATGACCATATTCACCAATAGCGGACATGGAGCATATTTAGGATTCTTAAAGCCATCGTACATCACGTTGAGGATGGAAAGACAAACATCTAGTCCTATAAAATCTGCCAATTGTAATGGCCCCATCGGGTGTGCCATTCCTAGTTTCATTACGGTATCGATTTCCTCCACACCAGCAACACCGTTGTACAAAGTTTCAATCGCTTCGTTGATCATAGGCATTAAAATCCTGTTCGCTACAAATCCAGGATAGTCATTTACCTCCATAGGAGTTTTCCCTAACTCCTCAGATAATTTCATGATCGTGTTTGTCACTTCATCGCTGGTGGAGTATCCTCGAATGATCTCGACCAACTTCATAATCGGTACTGGATTCATAAAGTGCATCCCAATGACCTTGTCAGGTCTTGAAGTTACTGCTGCAATTTGAGTAATGGAGATGGAAGAGGTATTAGTCGCAAGAATACAATTAGACGGAGCAGACTCGTCCATTTGCTTAAAAATCTTCAATTTCAAGTCCAGGTTTTCAGTCGCAGCTTCAACAATCAAATCTGCATTTTTAACGCCATCAGGAAGTGATGTGAAACTCTGGATGTTATCTAAGGTTTCCTTTTTGTCTGCTTCAGAAATCTTCTCTTTAGCGATCATTCGATCCAGGTTTTTACCAATGGTAGAAAGACCGCGATCAATGCTCTCTTGTGAAATGTCCACTAGAGAAACTTGAAAACCGGATTGTGCAAAGGTATGTGCGATGCCGTTCCCCATGGTTCCGGCGCCGATGACTGTGATATTTTTCATTTTATAGTATTATGTGTTATGTACAAAGTATTAAGATTGATTTGAACTACACAGCTGTTCTCGACTGCGCTCGAACTGAGATGATGTGTAATTCAGACTTCGTTTCTAAAGCGATTTGAAATTCTCTATAATTTTCAACGCGACATCTAATGCAGATGTTCCATCCTCTAGATTAACGATAGGTCTGGTATTGTTTTCAATGGCATCTGCAAAGGTTTCTAGCTCCATTAAAATGGCGTTTGATTCTTCAATATCAGGGTTGTCAAAGTAGATTTGCTTTTTGATGCCTTCTGCATTTTGTAGAATCATATCAAAATCTCCTGGAACTTCCGGAGCATCTTTCATGCGGACCACCTCAACTTTTTTAGTTAGAAAATCTACTGATATGTAGGCATCCCGTTGAAAAAACCGGGCCTTACGCATTTTCTTTAGGCTGATCCTACTGGCTGTTAAATTAGCCACACAACCATTCTCAAACTCGATACGGGCATTAGCAATATCTGGAGTTTCAGAAATGACACTCACCCCACTAGAACTTACGGACTTCACAGGACTTTTCACGACGCTCAAAATAGCGTCAATATCATGAATCATTAAGTCTAATACCACGCTCACATCTGTTCCTCGCGGGTTAAATTCTGCCAGACGGTGCGTTTCAATAAACATCGGGTTTTCAATGCGGTCTTGCACAGTCCTGAAGGCATCGTTGAATCGCTCAACATGTCCTACTTGCCCTTTGACATTATGCTTTCGCGAAAGCGATATTAACTCTTGAGCCTCTGCAACGGTAACCGTTATGGGTTTCTCAATAAATAAATGCTTTCCAGCCTCTAGAACTTTCTTGCCGCTCTCGTGATGGTAGGTGGTAGGAGTGACTACATCTATCATGTCACAGGCTGCGATGAGCTCGTCTATATCAGGAAAATAGGTGTATCCCAAGGAGGCTTCTACCTCTCGTGCGTACTCTGGATTAGAATCGTAAAAACCGACTAGCTCATAGCGGTCGGATTGCTGCAATAATTTCAAATGGATTTTTCCCAAATGTCCTGCGCCTAGAACGCCTGCCTTCAACATAAATGGTGTGTTTCCCACAAAAATAGGGATTTAGATGGTTAGTTGATGAGTCTTTGAGCTGTGAGTCTGTGAGTTTTGTTTTTTTGGGCGTTTCCATCCCGCTTTTGGCGGGATAGTCGGGCTTTACGTTGCAAGTCCTCGTCCCGCTTGTGGCGGGACTGTGGGCTTTTCACTTCAATCCCTAACGCATCTAAATTCAAAATTCTAATCGACCATCTGGCATTTGATTTTTTGAACATTGCAACTACTACAGCTGTGAATAAGTACGTTTAAATAGGTTGTAGAAAACCACAAGTTTTGAGGTCGTAATTTTACTTTTGTGTCATCAAGGATGATTTTATACATAAAGGGAAACGGCGCCATCTAGTTCAATTGATGCGCGATAAGGGCATTGCGGACACTACTGTGCTGGACGCAATGAATAAAGTGCCACGTCATTTGTTTCTGGACAGTTCCTTTTTAGAACATGCCTATAAAAACAAGGCATTTCCTATAGGGGCAGATCAAACGATTTCGCATCCCTACACGGTCGCCTTTCAAAGCGAATTATTGCGCGTACAACCAGGCGATAAGATTCTAGAAATAGGGACTGGTAGCGGTTATCAATGTGCTGTTCTTCTAGAAATGAAATTACAAGTGTATACGATTGAACGCCAAAACGAATTGTTCAAACGTACCAGCTCTCTTTTTAGAAAACTACAGTACCGTCCACGTAAGTTTGTGTTTGGTGATGGTTATAAGGGTCTGCCTGAAGAGGCGCCTTTTGATGCCATAATCGTGACCTGTGGCGCACCAGAAATTCCAGATGCTTTATTGAGCCAATTAAAAATAGGAGGCAGGCTTGTGATTCCCGTGGGAGTAGATCATCAAATAATGACGCTAGTCGTGCGCAATTCTGAAACTGACTTTTCAAAGACGACTTATGGCGAATTTAGGTTTGTTCCCTTTCTAGGAGGGAAAGAGTGAATTTGATAGGATGCACCTAGAGCTGGGTATTAAATCAGGTTTCCTGCAAGGATACGCCATACCTCTCTGTTGCTTTTTCTAAATTAGAGGATAGGGATTCTAACCAATTCATATGGTTGGCAATCAGATAGGCCTCCTGCAACCTGTGAAGGGTTTCCGTATCTAATTCTGTATTTCCTTTTTTGATGTTTTCATCCCGTAGATTAGACAGCTGTTCATATTTCTCTAATAAGCTTTCTTGGGCCTCTTCAATGGTTTCTTCTTCCATTTTAGAATCTAAAGGTTCTTGATCTAAACGATCTACAGATCGTTGCAGCGCATTGGTTATTTTATGCAGCAACGTATTGAAACCTTCAGAAGCAGGTGTCGTTTGATGATTGATGATAAAATTACCTATGGAGGCAATAGCACTGATCATGGTTTGATTGAGCGTCACCATTTCGTATATCAATTGAAATTCCTTTCGCTTTGATTCTGGTTCTTGAGTCAATCGTTGGAAGGCAGCGTTCAAATTGCTTACCGCTAAAAAGGCATTCTTTCTGGCCAGATTATACGGTAATTTATAAGCAGTGCGATCTTGATACAATTTCTGAGTGGCCAGCAAATACTCTCTATTCATTTCAAGAGCATTGAGCAATTTAGGCTTCAATGTGTTTGCTTCCCAACTGGGCAAAATCGTATAGTTAGCGATTACAGCAATGACAGCACCTATCACAGTGTCGAGAACGCGGTATTGAATCACCTCAAAAGCATCTGGATTTATAAGTGAATACAAAAAGACAATACTAAGCGTGATCAACGCTGCTGCAGACTTGTAATTAAGCTGCAACATGGCAAAGGCTAGGATTAATGAGAAGTAAGCTAGCAGTGCATAGACTACCGTGTTTTGCGTGAGTAACACGACTCCTACAGCAATCGCTGCACCTATAAGCGTACCGATGATACGATCTTTTGAGCGCGCCTTAGTGAGTCCATAGCTGGGTCGCATGATTACAATAATGGTGAGCAAGATCCAGTAGGTATTTTGAATCTCAAAAAAGTAACCTAATGCATAGGCAAAAACCATGGCTATAGTGAGGCGCAAAGAATGCCGGAACATGTTAGATTTCCAGTTTAAATTTTGCCACAGCACGTTCCATCGATATTCCTGCAAGGTCAAGAACTTGCTGGAATCCTGCCTTTTCAAAGACACTCTCGAGGCATCCTTAACATTGGCCATCACCCGCCTGATCGCTCTTATTTCTTGTAGCAATTGTTCTTGATAATCGTATAAATTTTTAAGGATTAATGCACCTTCACGTGCTTCAGGTAACTTCACTACCTCTATAAAATCTGTTATGGAGGTATTGGCTTTCGCCAAAGCGTGCAAAAGGACATTCTTCTTAGGTATTTTGTCTTTTTGTATGAGCAGTTCCGCAAGACGGATCAAGTGATTCCCCATGACCTTGTTCAGCTTTTTAGAGGCTTTTAGAAATCGTTTGTGGTCTTCAAAAACGTCATCAATAATTTCATAATTCAAATGCTTCGCTTCAATAAGCTCAAATATTTTGATGGAAGACAAAAATATCAACAATTGTTTTTCTTCATACCTAGATCTCCCAGAACGCTTACGGGCGGTGAGCAAGGTTTCTCGTAAGGTTTCTTGCTTTTCATTGATCTGCGTCTGCAACGCAAAGGTTTTCTTTAAGCGATCATCTCTTTTCTCTTTCTTAGAGAGTAATTTACCTCGCAGTTTTAAGTATTCTCCCAGTAAGAGTAGGGTATCTGACAACAGCTGATTCTCATCCTTTTTAGGCGACAACCTTTGAAAAACCATAGAGACTATCAAGTACCATAGCCCACCTATGCCCATTAGTGCTACTTGAAGCAAAATTTCCACAGCTGACTCTTTCTGCACTGCAAATGCAATCACTAATGCCAGCAAACCAGAAAATGATACCAGAGAAGCTCTAAATCCATAAACAGAGATAAGAGCTACTAAGAAGGTGATCAACGCAATAGCTGCCAATAAAAAAGGAAAAAAGGGTTTCAAAAACAGAATAATGGTCGTGATGACCATGGTCAATAAAATACTTACTAAAATGGCGTTTACCTTACGCTTGTAACTTCCAGGTACATCACCAGGAGCATTCAAAAACGCTCCTACAACCACGGCGGGAGCATATTCAAAAAGACCTAGAAGATACAAGACGCCAAAAGGTACTGCAATCGCAACTCCCAAGCGTATACCACGATCAAAGTTGGTGCTCTTAAGAAATAATTCTAATTGTTTGAATTTTTCGTTCAAAGGATTTGCAATTTATCGGGAAAGTTAGAGCAAATATGATGGAGTGAAGGAAGGTTTAAGAAGCATTTCTAACTTCAACGAATAAGTCATTTCAAAAATTCAGTTCTAAAACTTCTATTTACTAATTTACTTTAGCATCCGCCCTCGAGGAGCATCGGCCTCTTGTAAGACAATATCAGAATGTAAAAATTGAGCCGCTGCAGCAGAATCTTTGACTTTACGGGCACTACGTTTCATCATTTCAGATTCAAAAGGTTGAAGCACATGTTTCCTCAAGTCATCACTTTTTTTACTAGATCCCGGCTGGCAGCCTTTAGTGATTTCCCGTGCAAGCGATAGGGCGTCTAACAAGGCCTGGTTTGCTCCTTGACCTTTAAAAGGACTCATAGGGTGCGCTGCATCACCTAATAAGGTCACTGCTCCGCAATTTTTTAAATGTTCTAGTTGAAGTAGTTCTCTATCGTACACGGGATATCCAGATACTTGCTTCACAGCAGTAGCTTCTATGATTTGAGGTATGGGATGGTGCCAGGAGGACGTGATGCGATGCGCTTCTTCTTTTAGAGAGAATGAACCTTGCGAACTCAGGGCTTTCGCTTCTTTCTCTGTTAAGGGATAACTCAATTGCCACATGATGGAATCTTTATTATAAGGCATCATATAGATGCGTTCCTGACCATTAGCTGTTTGAAAAACTGTAGCCGAATCTAGCAATTCACTATCAAAATCGCCAAGTCTAGACAATGGACAAATTCCTAAGATAACGATACAATCAAGGTATTGTAAGGGCGCTTTAGTGTCTAGTACAAAATCTCGCACTGCACTTCGTATTCCATCGGCTCCTACGACCATACCTGCCTTAATTTTTTTTAGCGTTCCATTGAATTGAAAACTCAAGTCAATGGAATCAGAGCCAGTATGGAGTGCTACTAGTTGATGTCCCCATCTTATGGATTGGGATTCTTTTAGTTGTTGTAGTAAGGCCAGTCGCAAAGATTGTCTGGCGATGTGAATATTTGTTCGCTTAGCTTCTGAGGTTTCATTGGACTCCATCCATTTTCTCAAGCCCCATTCTCCTAAAATCGTTCCGTCTGTATGATGAACTACATGACGGGTAGAAACCACGCCGTCTTTAAGAGAGGTGATGCCAAAACCATCCATCGCTTTACTTGCTTGTTGCAAGGTGAGTCCGTAGCCTTGGGATCTTGCGTCAAAACTATCGTCGCGTTCAAATAGCGTGAACGGTATCCCGCGATGCAGGCAAGCTACAGCTAAAGCGGTACCGCCTATACCGCCACCTATGATGGCTACATGTGGGTAGCGTTCTGTATCAGCTTCAGGTGCTTTTTCGTCAGGCAATAGTCCAGATCCTGAGCAGTGGGAACAAGTGGTCAGGTGGCCTTTAGGTGGTGTGGGGATCTCAGTCGCTCCATTGGACTTTTTAAAGTCTATCAGTGCTTGTTGATAGCGCAATTTTGCTTTCTTGCGTATGCGTTGGCTTTTTTTACCACGTCCTTGGCATTTGGGACACATGCTCCAGCTTCCTTGATGTTTTTTTGGTTGTAGTTCACCCATGCCCACAAAGGTACTACATCGCAGAAAGGCTTTATGATTTGATGCGTTTGTGAAGAAGTTCGCTTTCGCGAAAGCGTAAACTTTAAAGATCTCAGAACCTATGACGAAATCTTTAAGTATATCTTTTGCATTGCAATCTTTTCAAAAGTCACAAGTGTCGTTTCTTTACAGCCAAAATTCAAGTAGATGAAATCATTGCAAATGATTCTTTCCAACCGAAACTATTTTGCTCCTTCCTGGGTGTTTTCATCTGTGAATATATTGATAGGTACGTGGATTTTATACATTCCTCACATCAAAATGAAATTTGCGCTGGATGATTCCCAGGTAGGTTTTGCGCTATTTTTTACGGCTATCGGATTGCTTATCTCTATTCCTTTCGTACCGTATTTGAACAAAAAGCTGGGTGTAGGTCGCAGTACGCAAATAGGCATTTTAGTTCTAGCCGTATTGTTCAATCTTCCGCTTTTGGCGGCTAATTACATAAGTCTTTGTGGGAGCTTGTTGCTCACTGGAATTTTGTCTGGTTTTACAAGTACCTCGATGAATTCCTTGGTTTCTATTATTGAAAACAGAAATAACAACAACTTCATGTCTGCGGCACACGGGTTTTTCAGCCTCGGCGGATTCTTAGGTGCTGGAATAGGTAGTTTTCTGATCTTACAGTTCTCTAATCCTAGTTATCACATGCTGTTGATGTCCTCACTGGTGATTGTTACAAATCTTTTCTTATCAAAAAATTACAGTGCTATTAAAGAAGCACCACAGTCAGAGCACCAAGAAAAAACAAATATTTTCAAGAATATCAATCCTGTGTTTGGGCTCTCGATTATAGCTTTTATAATCTTTTTTAATGAAGGTGCCGTGGAGCACTGGAGCAATTTATTCTTGTTTGACATGGTTCAGGTAACAGAAAGCCAAGCAGGATATGGGTTTGTGATTTTCTCGTTAACGATGACGCTGGGAAGATTTCTGGGGGATGGCGTGAGTAGGAGGTTGGGCTCTATAAAAACCATGGGAGCTGGTTTGATCATCGCAGCGATGGCTTATTTACTGATCTTGACAGCAGACTTATTTATCAGCGTTCTAGGGTTTGGGGTCTTAGGTTTAGGTATTTCTGTAATCATTCCTGAACTGTTTCGAATGGCGGGCAGGTCTAAGCAATTGAGTACATCGGTAGCAATTTCGGTGGTGTCAGGTATTGGGTTTTTAGGTTTTTTAGTCGGTCCTGTATTGTTAGGGTTTATATCTAACTGGAGTAGTTTGATGATGAGCTATGTATTCCTATTGCTTTTAATAATCACTGCTTTTGCTCTTGTAGTTTTCCGATTGAGATCAAAGTATTCAGCATCAAAGACTGAGATTACTGAGTGATTTTTTATGTTTGAGTAAGTGAAAACGCTAGTCCGCTGAGAGCCAATGCAACACATTCCTCACAAATTCAATATTTTCTAATGCCGCTGGGGTATTGAAACCTACTTTAAAGGTGTTCCCATTTTGAGAAATCGTTTGAGCTGTAAATAATGCTGCTTCTCCAAATACGGCTATTTTCCCTTTACCGTAATTCATAATCGCGCCTTGATACTGATCCTTAAGATTCACTTGTAAGGTGGAATCATCAAATTGCCACGCAATCTCAGGAACAAGACATCGATCATTTTGATTGAATTTTAGGATCCCAAGAGCTTCATCAGGCTTCCTGAAAGAGGATCCTGTGAATGAAATGACTTTATGGACAGCAGCTCCATAGGTCCCATCTGTCAGGATGCTGTTTGCTAGTCTGTTGTTTTCAACTGTGAAGGCTTCATATCCTTGATCTTTATCAGATAACTGTGCAAATCCATCACAAAAATCAAAACCGAATGCATTGGCCAGCTCGTTTGCAGCGCCGGCAAAAGGCATGTGGTCTGCAATGAGAAGCAATCTTCCGCCATTATTAACCCAAGACTTGATCGTAAGAATTTCATCTTCCGCAAAAGCTGGATAGATAGGACGCCTCCAATTCCCCTGATTTTTAGAATTGATGGGGTTAGCGATGACCAGCACCTTAACTTCACTTAATGCAGTGTTTGAGCTGAATTTTACAAGCTGGTATCCATCTCGTTCTGCCAGTTTAGCAAAAGGAGCAAAGCCACCATCCAGCTGATGTAAATTGTTGTGTTTTCCATCAATGTAAATGATAGGAGCGTCATTGCCGCTATAGCGCGGATTGTCAAATTGAAACTGGAAAAGGGTATCCGGCTGCTGTTGTGCCTGCATGGAGGTGATGGCACATATACCTAATAAGGCGGTAAGTAAGAGTTTGCTGTACATATTATAACCCCAATTCTTTTTCAATACTACTTCATTATTATTTGTCAATTGCTGTAGCGAGCAAATTTAAAATTGCCAATCTTTGAAATGGGCTCCATTTTTATTGCTCATATTTCTTAAAATATAAACTGAAGGTGGTACCCTTATCTACTTCACTTTTCACTTCAATTTTCCCGTCCATAGCCTCAATTTGATTTTTAGTAATGAACAAGCCTATACCTTTTGCATCCTTGTTGCCGTGAAATGTTTTGTACATTCCAAACAGCTTTTTACCAAATTGTTTTAAGTCAATTCCAGTTCCATTGTCTTGTACGTGTAGTATAATAAAATCCTCAGTTTCCTCACTGGTAAAAACAACGGTGCTTTGACGTTCCTTGGAACCGTATTTAATTCCATTGGTAATTAGGTTCAGGAGGATACTATCTACATAGGAGGCAACTCCTAATATCATCAATCCTTCATCGACGTTATTTGTGATATCTGTGTCTGAGTTTTGAGCAAAAAAGGTATTACTTGCTATTGAATTTTCTACCGCCTGGTTTAAATCAATAGGTTTGAGGTTGTCTTTAACGCTGGTGTTGATGGTTACAATCTCATTTAAATGATTGATCGTCTCTTTTAAATTGCTAGAAGCTGTCAATAAATGTGAAAACAACTCGTCTGTTTCGAACTCTGTATGTTCCATGATAAAAATACTTAGGAGCATCTCAAAATTAGTGGAATGGGATTTTAAGTTATGGGATACGATATGTGCAAAGTTGTTGAGCCGTTCATTTTGCTCCCTCGTTTGCTCAATAGTTTTAGTCAACTCTAATTCCTTTTCTTTTAGTGAAGTAACGTCAGTGTGCGCTCCTAACATTCGTATGGGCTTGCCTTCATCATCACGTATGGCAAGACCGCGACATTGTATCCATACGGTATGACCTTCTTTATGTTTGTATCTGACTGTTTGATCATAAGGAAAGTCAGGATTCTGAAAATGCTTTTGGCAATTCTCCACCGCTAGCTCTAGATCTTCAGGATCAATAATACTTTGCCATGCAGCTGCCTTATGCGGCATTTTTTCAGGATCGTAACCTAGGGTAGTCCAAAATTTTGGATTCATCCATTCCTCTTCCATGTTTTCAATATCCCAATACCACAATCCGTCGAGCGCAGAGTCTTGGATAAAATCAAATATTTTAGGGTCTTTTTGTATTAATTTGTACAGTTCTTTTTTGAGATAGTTCATTCAAAGACTAATTAAGGGGGGTTTTTACTTTAATCCAATTGTTACATAATGTACAACTTTCATCAAACACCTATTTTTATAGGCCTGCTTTTAACATATATTCAATGGAATCAATGTGAATTGAAACGGAGGTAAAAATCTACGTACAAGAAGAACGCAGCTATTTAAAACTAGATTTGAAAAACTAAGCTAAATTGAATTATAAAATCATTACAACCACGACAACTAATTTTTTCTTGTTCTGGAAACTTCTATCGATCAGTGTCTTTGTGGCGTTCATAAGCTGTAA of the Nonlabens marinus S1-08 genome contains:
- a CDS encoding sensor histidine kinase, yielding MNYLKKELYKLIQKDPKIFDFIQDSALDGLWYWDIENMEEEWMNPKFWTTLGYDPEKMPHKAAAWQSIIDPEDLELAVENCQKHFQNPDFPYDQTVRYKHKEGHTVWIQCRGLAIRDDEGKPIRMLGAHTDVTSLKEKELELTKTIEQTREQNERLNNFAHIVSHNLKSHSTNFEMLLSIFIMEHTEFETDELFSHLLTASSNLKETINHLNEIVTINTSVKDNLKPIDLNQAVENSIASNTFFAQNSDTDITNNVDEGLMILGVASYVDSILLNLITNGIKYGSKERQSTVVFTSEETEDFIILHVQDNGTGIDLKQFGKKLFGMYKTFHGNKDAKGIGLFITKNQIEAMDGKIEVKSEVDKGTTFSLYFKKYEQ